Proteins from a genomic interval of Fusarium oxysporum Fo47 chromosome I, complete sequence:
- a CDS encoding uncharacterized protein (domain of unknown function-domain containing protein) — MASGPDTPGTVQSPAGFGPGPDDDSASLKRDADAVNPSSPAGGDDGAKRRKKAGPGSRGVANLTPEQLAKKRANDREAQRAIRERTKNQIEDLQRQIQELTNQQPYQELQSVLRAKEAVEQENADIKRRLAGIVAMLQPIIGQAGIEQAYVSPAQTYAPPVQHSVTLAVHNNHHNNANAASTPGSVASPPSHDPPPSQGHWHHQGHHAPPQHHHSPHPPPGPPSTAEAQAASQLTQQRRNLQHGLDMGPERLGLEFLLEPSQRVNRIQNGVNGAQDTPQFRHIPMKHDWTGVNQERALHSRSASWGSQGKSGQPSQEQQQGQHQPPSHHTLSAAHTPESSHSPGYSPAMSAAGGPVPRSEPSTTDPATPIKNCPPTCPLDSLLLDFLSERRQRAADGLPAQDVVGPRYPSVSSLLNPANSAYSHPLSKVFTDILATFPDISTLPERVAVLYIMFLVMRWQIEPTEENYDRLPKWMAPCPSQLTIPHAAWLDHIPFPKMRDYLVRDHNPLLHPFDNFFVPFTTTLSLSWPYEETDTLLQDPDSDELMINPVFERHLRNLDNWKLGDAFAKAFPKLVGTFNLSQSTSPRPTSSSSR, encoded by the exons ATGGCCTCCGGTCCCGATACCCCAGGCACCGTTCAGAGTCCCGCTGGCTTCGGCCCTGGCCCGGACGATGATTCGGCTTCCCTCAAACGCGACGCCGACGCGGTCAACCCAAGCTCACcggctggtggtgatgatggcgcaaagaggaggaagaaggctggTCCTGGAAGTCGAGGTGTCGCCAATTTGACACCTGAGCAACTTGCCAAGAAGAGAGCGAATG ACCGTGAGGCTCAGCGGGCCATTCGTGAGCGGACCAAGAATCAGATCGAGGATCTTCAGCGCCAGATCCAGGAACTCACCAACCAGCAACCCTACCAAGAACTACAGAGCGTTCTTCGTGCCaaagaagctgttgagcaAGAGAATGCCGACATCAAGCGTCGTTTAGCTGGCATAGTTGCCATGCTCCAGCCCATTATTGGTCAAG CTGGCATTGAACAAGCATACGTATCACCAGCTCAGACGTATGCGCCCCCAGTACAGCACTCTGTTACTCTGGCCGTCCACAATAATCACCATAACAATGCAAACGCTGCTTCGACACCCGGCAGTGTTGCGTCTCCTCCAAGTCATGACCCTCCACCAAGTCAAGGTCACTGGCATCACCAGGGGCACCATGcgcctcctcaacatcaccacTCACCCCATCCACCTCCTGGCCCACCAAGCACTGCTGAAGCTCAGGCTGCCAGCCAATTGACTCAACAGCGCAGAAATCTCCAACATGGACTCGATATGGGCCCTGAACGTCTTGGACTAGAATTTCTACTCGAACCATCTCAGCGGGTGAACCGGATACAGAATGGTGTCAACGGCGCCCAAGACACGCCACAGTTCCGCCATATACCTATGAAGCACGACTGGACAGGCGTCAATCAAGAGCGTGCGTTGCATAGCCGGTCGGCAAGCTGGGGCTCTCAAGGAAAGTCAGGCCAGCCGTCACAGGAGCAACAGCAAGGCCAGCATCAACCCCCGTCACATCATACACTGTCGGCTGCCCACACACCCGAAAGCTCACACAGTCCCGGCTATAGCCCTGCCATGAGTGCAGCTGGTGGACCTGTTCCTCGCAGCGAACCCAGCACTACCGATCCAGCAACCCCTATCAAGAATTGCCCACCGACCTGTCCTCTTGACTCTTTACTACTCGATTTCCTCAGCGAACGTCGCCAACGTGCTGCGGATGGGCTGCCTGCTCAGGATGTTGTTGGCCCTCGTTATCCTTCTGTCTCATCACTTCTCAACCCTGCCAACAGCGCTTACAGTCACCCTCTCTCCAAAGTCTTCACCGATATCCTCGCCACCTTTCCTGACATTTCGACTCTCCCTGAGCGTGTAGCCGTGCTTTACATCATGTTTCTTGTCATGCGCTGGCAAATAGAACCTACTGAGGAGAACTATGATCGGCTCCCAAAATGGATGGCGCCATGCCCTTCTCAGCTCACCATTCCACATGCTGCCTGGCTTGACCACATTCCCTTCCCTAAGATGCGAGATTATCTTGTTCGCGATCACAACCCGCTTCTTCACCCCTTCGATAATTTCTTTGTCCCATTTACCACAACTCTCTCGTTGTCTTGGCCATACGAGGAGACCGACACGTTACTTCAGGACCCAGACAGTGATGAGCTCATGATCAATCCCGTCTTTGAGCGCCATCTACGGAACCTGGATAATTGGAAGCTGGGTGATGCTTTCGCCAAGGCCTTTCCTAAGCTAGTTGGAACATTCAACCTCAGCCAATCTACTTCGCCACGACCAACTTCGTCCAGCAGCCGATGA
- a CDS encoding linker nucleoporin NIC96, with product MSLFGQSTNTGGSSLFGGGNTGGTTGGLFGQSTAQNQQSGATGGGLFGQNAQSQQQQQSGTTGGGLFGGLGANKPATTGTSLFGQPQQQQQTGNTGGGLFGQSTTQPASTTTGAGTGTGLFGQQPAQTQQSGTTGGLFGAQQQQQKPSLFGSSLAQPAAAAKPSLFGQPQQQQPQPQQNAPSMLGASTLGGSTLGGSLFASQAPNGQSQSQPAGAYFDSLFAKSQKADGKANMEDLPSLELGLGDLRHRLKKLQSKPSDKPLGGKAHYLLAASGVDPGVAAKDLGLLDVQAGRTERTTHGYAPSELDVETYLSNLQTKTTLSMIADGIDRSVRDFDNFLEDNVTMEWEAQRKRIYQHFGISPREDVATSGRESQSAFGRSRRKSQAPAAKTGRASVLGRSTLQKSVIGTPSRIGAHATDFSDVDRSSESGGLDGRVPSDDRVLRERQGRLSEKIRNLNTARLLKRPYPILSELAAVEKKSHEPHAPHLVEAYLAVMEIVGENPDAETTLNNATAREREFADMYLNDNPNSAKAVEMRKRILSGANVFLEKQFLREVESLIAKHPHEAKLGGLPDIVSKVKAYIRLRSARKDLVPDNTELQQVQGEFVWAIVFYLLRSGHVSEAAKYVNDNTNQFRGIDRTFATYLNNYAASEDRRITNRKLLDRCTNEYIQRSRNAPENSIDPFRMACYKVIGRIELGNRNLDGLNTDINDWIWLQFNLAREGDKTIEMAGESYGLAELQSSIREIGLKHFPKANSEDSNGSFGMFFYLQILSGMFEDAIAYLYPFSYVDAVHFGLALEFYGLLRPSDAMSPSNDLRSYSTKNLPQINFGRMIGYYTRDFRAADVVSAVDYLTLICLNQDLGGEAGQRHGSLCHEALRELVLETREFSKLIGDIRPDGRRIRGIIEERGPLIGLDAEDDFVNTVTLQAASFADENGRTTDSVLLYHLAGEYDTVVAIVSRALSEAVSLEIGEDPMRLMPVKPRAGGQEADAGSSLSLAAIDDPVELAKTMMSMYERDAMFYRRIQDQNKVACRVLLEMSGIKGLVESGQWAQCLDRIRSLEILPLDAAGDGSTIRAYASKFSGLSQPVSINVPNLLMWTIICCVRQREQLTSGQFSGNEGTRRLMVDQLKQMTLDLTTYTSQLRYRFPPHLHEALARASAE from the exons ATGTCACTCTTCGGACAGTCCACCAACACTGGTGGCAGTTCATTGTTTGGAGGAGGCAACACGGGTGGCACAACAGGCGGGCTGTTTGGACAGTCTACAGCACAGAATCAGCAGAGCGGAGCAACAGGTGGTGGCCTGTTTGGTCAAAATGCCCAGagccaacagcaacaacagagCGGAACAACGGGAGGAGGCTTGTTTGGAGGACTGGGCGCAAACAAACCAGCTACCACGGGTACTAGCCTCTTCGGACAGCcgcaacaacagcagcagacCGGTAACACAGGCGGTGGTCTCTTCGGTCAGTCAACGACACAGCCGGCCAGCACAACCACGGGCGCCGGAACTGGCACTGGACTGTTTGGACAACAACCTGCGCAGACTCAGCAGAGTGGAACTACAGGCGGTCTGTTTGGcgctcagcagcaacaacagaagcCATCGCTGTTTGGTTCTTCCCTAGCACAACCCGCGGCAGCTGCAAAACCCTCATTGTTCGGTCaaccgcagcagcagcagccgcaaCCCCAGCAGAACGCGCCTTCGATGCTTGGTGCAAGCACCCTTGGCGGAAGCACCCTGGGAGGAAGTCTTTTTGCCAGCCAGGCCCCCAATGGACAATCGCAATCACAGCCAGCGGGTGCCTATTTCGACAGCCTCTTTGCCAAAAGCCAGAAAGCTGATGGTAAAGCCAACATGGAGGACCTACCGAGTCTCGAGCTTGGTTTGGGCGATTTGCGACATCGATTGAAGAAGCTCCAATCAAAGCCTAGCGACAAACCTCTTGGTGGAAAGGCTCACTATCTTCTTGCAGCCTCTGGTGTTGATCCTGGTGTTGCTGCTAAAGATCTTGGCCTACTTGATGTCCAGGCTGGTCGCACTGAGCGAACTACCCATGGATACGCCCCTAGCGAACTCGATGTCGAAACATACCTCTCGAACCTCCAGACCAAGACGACTCTTAGCATGATTGCCGATGGGATCGACAGATCGGTTCGCGACTTTGATAACTTCCTCGAAGACAATGTTACAATGGAATGGGAGGCGCAACGAAAGCGCATTTACCAGCACTTTGGAATCTCACCTCGGGAGGATGTTGCTACCTCTGGTCGTGAATCTCAGAGCGCTTTCGGTCGATCTAGGCGCAAGAGCCAGGCCCCTGCGGCAAAGACCGGCAGGGCCAGTGTTCTTGGTCGGTCGACACTTCAGAAATCTGTTATCGGAACACCAAGCCGAATTGGAGCGCATGCAACTGATTTCTCAGATGTCGATCGCTCTTCTGAGTCTGGTGGCCTGGATGGTCGTGTTCCCTCTGACGATAGAGTGCTTCGCGAGAGGCAAGGGCGTCTGTCAGAGAAGATTCGCAACCTCAACACAGCTCGTCTTCTTAAGCGACCTTATCCCATTCTCTCTGAGCTCGCGGCTGTTGAGAAAAAGTCGCACGAACCCCATGCGCCACATCTTGTTGAGGCTTACCTTGCAGTCATGGAGATTGTAGGCGAGAACCCTGATGCCGAGACGACACTTAACAATGCCACGGCCAGGGAGCGCGAATTTGCAGATATGTATCTCAACGACAACCCCAACTCAGCCAAGGCTGTCGAGATGCGAAAGCGTATCCTCAGCGGCGCAAACGTcttccttgagaagcagttTTTGCGCGAAGTTGAGTCACTTATTGCTAAGCATCCTCACGAGGCGAAGCTTGGAGGTCTCCCCGATATTGTCAGCAAGGTCAAGGCGTATATCCGACTACGGTCTGCACGAAAGGATCTGGTTCCCGACAATACTGAGCTTCAGCAGGTTCAGGGCGAATTTGTCTGGGCTATTGTGTTTTATCTGCTCCGCTCAGGACATGTGAGCGAGGCGGCTAAGTATGTTAACGACAACACCAATCAGTTCCGAGGCATTGATAGAACCTTTGCAACGTACTTGAACAACTACGCTGCCAGTGAGGATCGTCGTATCACCAACAGGAAGCTTCTAGATCGTTGCACAAACGAGTACATTCAGCGCTCGCGCAACGCCCCCGAAAACTCAATTGATCCTTTCCGCATGGCTTGTTATAAGGTTATCGGACGTATCGAGCTCGGTAACCGCAACCTGGACGGACTTAACACAGATATCAATGATTGGATCTGGCTTCAGTTCAATTTGGCGAGAGAAGGCGATAAGACGATCGAGATGGCTGGCGAGTCATATGGCTTGGCTGAGTTGCAGTCTAGCATCCGAGAAATCGGTCTGAAGCACTTCCCCAAGGCCAACTCAGAGGACAGCAACGGCAGCTTTGGCATGTTTTTCTACCTGCAGATTCTCTCGGGTATGTTTGAGGATGCCATTGCCTACCTGTATCCATTCTCATACGTCGATGCTGTGCATTTTGGACTCGCACTCGAGTTCTACGGTCTGCTCCGACCAAGCGACGCCATGTCACCATCCAACGACTTGCGAAGCTACAGCACCAAGAACCTACCTCAGATCAACTTTGGCCGCATGATTGGTTACTACACTCGTGACTTTAGAGCCGCTGATGTCGTGTCTGCTGTGGACTACCTGACCCTCATCTGCCTGAACCAGGATCTTGGCGGTGAAGCTGGCCAGCGACACGGCAGCCTCTGCCACGAGGCTCTCCGCGAGTTGGTTCTCGAGACACGCGAGTTCAGCAAGCTGATTGGTGATATCCGACCAGATGGTCGACGAATCCGTGGTATAATCGAGGAGCGCGGTCCTCTCATTGGACTTGATGCTGAGGACGACTTTGTCAACACTGTCACGCTTCAGGCCGCCAGTTTTGCGGATGAGAACGGTCGTACCACAGATTCCGTGTTGCTATACCATCTGGCTGGTGAATATGATACCGTCGTTGCCATTGTCAGTCGCGCATTAAGCGAGGCTGTGTCTCTCGAGATTGGCGAAGACCCTATGCGTCTCATGCCTGTCAAGCCCCGGGCTGGTGGACAAGAGGCCGACGCCGGCAGCAGTCTCAGCCTAGCAGCAATTGATGATCCTGTCGAGTTGGCCAAGACCATGATGAGCATGTACGAGCGAGACGCCATGTTCTATAGGAGGATTCAGGACCAGAACAAGGTCGCTTGCCGGGTGCTACTCGAAATGAGCGGCATCAAGGGATTAGTGGAATCCGGACAGTGGGCTCAGTGCCTCGAC AGAATCCGAAGCCTCGAAATCCTCCCTCTGGATGCAGCAGGCGATGGCAGCACCATTCGAGCATATGCCTCGAAGTTTTCTGGACTCTCACAGCCCGTTTCTATCAATGTGCCCAACCTATTGATGTGGACCATTATTTGCTGCGTTCGCCAGCGAGAGCAGCTCACAAGCGGCCAGTTCAGCGGCAATGAAGGCACACGACGATTGATGGTGGATCAGCTGAAGCAGATGACGCTGGATTTGACGACGTACACCAGTCAGTTGCGATACAGATTCCCACCTCATCTACACGAGGCTCTTGCAAGAGCATCGGCAGAGTAG
- a CDS encoding VTC domain-containing protein — MRFGRTLRESTYPPWKDKYIDYAKLKSLLREDVADDDNQPWTEEDETRFCEEIFNNQLEKVAQFQEQRFNALKERVDAAFDKLKELAPVESSEDDGAPQKGEISASRLRTLESELDEITNEVRELKKYSNINYTGFLKIIKKHDRKRGDRYKVRPMMQLSLSQRPFNSETGYSPLLNKLSIMYFAIRQQLEDGGEQLPPLDLESQGETHNGERYIAHKFWVHPDNLLEVKTVILRHLPALVYSEQSAKELDGSDSPSITSLYFDNKQFELYGEKVNRKSEATSLRLRWYGQLATRPEIFVEQKTVDDKGGSQDLKFTIKDKYVKSFVDGEYNPEKAIQKMKRQSFAPEKIEQFQETVNNIQKYVKEKGLSPVLRANYVRTAFQKPADDRIRIAIDTDVAFIREDTLDPSRPCRDPNEWHRLDIDESEMTYPFKKMNQSEVNRFPYALLEIKLKEDSQRKHPTWVEDLMSSHLVHPTPRFSKFVHGIAVLFEDYVNNLPFWLSDLESDIRKDPQKTFEEEEQRRAQRHEDVMAVGSLIGAGAKSGSYKPTQSSPVSKSYLAERMSKDSIAQALNRRTSTPANGEEAGESSTQQRSEQERSYGTLSSVIPGFSLSKYSRAKRASQQPLPEGVVAPTEWIKNMGELKVEPKVWLANERTFLKWQHICILQGGLAVGLYTAAGENTLASVVGLLFVLIAVFAGIWGYAMLRIRRTMIVERSGKDFDNMIGPMIISGSLMLVLILNFFFAYREAFGKFKDGQNSLGELLSEDLK; from the exons ATGCGCTTCGGCCGGACCCTCCGCGAGTCCACCTATCCGCCATGGAAGGACAAGTACATCGACTATGCGAAGCTCAAGAGCTTGTTGAGGGAGGATGTGGCCGATGATGATAACCAGCCGTGGACCGAGGAGGACGAGACTCGCTTCTGTGAAgagatcttcaacaaccaGCTCGAGAAGGTCGCTCAGTTCCAAGAGCAACGCTTTAACGCTCTTAAGGAACGAGTTGACGCTGCTTTTGATAAGCTCAAGGAACTGGCTCCCGTCGAGTCCTCGGAGGACGATGGAGCTCCTCAGAAGGGCGAGATCTCGGCTTCCCGCTTGCGCACTCTGGAATCAGAGCTTGACGAGATCACTAATGAAGTCCGCGAGCTCAAGAAGTACAGCAACATCAACTACACTggcttcctcaagatcatTAAGAAGCACGACCGGAAGCGAGGAGACCGTTACAAAGTCCGACCTATGATGCAGTTGAGCCTTTCTCAGCGACCCTTCAACTCTGAGACTGGTTACTCCCCGCTACTCAACAAGCTGTCCATCATGTACTTTGCCATTAGGCAACAACTCGAGGATGGCGGAGAGCAGCTGCCACCCCTGGATCTTGAGTCTCAAGGCGAGACTCACAATGGCGAGCGCTATATAGCTCACAAGT TCTGGGTCCATCCTGATAACCTGCTCGAGGTCAAGACTGTCATCCTTCGACATCTACCAGCCCTTGTTTACAGCGAGCAGTCCGCCAAGGAGCTTGATGGCAGCGACTCTCCGTCTATCACTTCGCTGTACTTCGATAACAAGCAATTCGAGCTTTATGGTGAGAAGGTCAACCGCAAATCCGAAGCAACGTCCCTGCGACTTCGCTGGTATGGACAATTGGCTACTCGTCCCGAAATTTTCGTTGAGCAAAAGACTGTCGATGACAAGGGTGGCAGCCAGGACCTCAAGTTCACAATCAAGGACAAATATGTCAAGTCATTTGTGGATGGCGAATACAACCCTGAGAAAGCgatccagaagatgaagagacaGAGCTTTGCCCCTGAAAAGATTGAGCAATTCCAGGAGACTGTCAACAACATTCAAAAATAcgtcaaggagaagggtcTTAGCCCTGTTCTGAGGGCCAACTATGTTCGAACCGCTTTCCAGAAGCCTGCTGATGATCGTATTCGCATTGCCATCGATACCGATGTGGCATTCATCCGTGAGGACACTCTTGATCCCAGCCGCCCCTGCCGTGATCCCAATGAGTGGCATCGTCTTGACATTGATGAAAGTGAGATGACTTACCCCTTCAAAAAGATGAACCAAAGCGAGGTCAACCGTTTCCCTTATGCCCTTCTTGAGATCAAGCTGAAGGAGGATAGTCAGCGAAAGCACCCGACATGGGTTGAGGATTTGATGTCCTCTCACTTGGTTCACCCTACCCCTCGCTTCTCCAAGTTTGTCCATGGTATTGCAGTTCTCTTCGAGGACTACGTCAACAACTTGCCTTTCTGGCTCAGTGACCTTGAGTCCGATATCCGAAAGGACCCTCAGAAGACatttgaggaggaggagcagcgACGTGCTCAACGGCATGAGGATGTTATGGCTGTGGGAAGCCTGattggagctggagctaAGTCTGGATCCTATAAGCCCACCCAAAGCTCACCAGTCAGCAAGTCTTATCTGGCCGAACGCATGTCGAAGGATTCAATCGCCCAAGCTCTTAACAGGCGGACGTCTACTCCCGCGAACGGAGAGGAAGCTGGCGAGAGCAGTACACAGCAACGATCAGAGCAAGAGCGGTCCTATGGGACGCTCTCATCTGTTATCCCCGGATTCTCACTGTCCAAGTACTCGAGGGCGAAGCGGGCATCTCAACAGCCCTTACCAGAGGGTGTAGTTGCGCCGACAGAATGGATCAAGAACATGGGCGAGCTCAAGGTTGAGCCCAAGGTTTGGCTTGCCAACGAGCGAACTTTCCTTAAGTGGCAGCATATCTGTATCCTTCAGGGCGGCCTGGCTGTTGGTCTTTACACAGCAGCTGGTGAGAACACACTTGCTTCTGTCGTTGGTCTCTTGTTTGTCCTCATCGCTGTCTTTGCTGGCATCTGGGGTTATGCAATGCTGAGAATCAGACGAACCATGATTGTGGAGCGAAGCGGTAAGGACTTTGACAACATGATCGGACCCATGATTATCAGTGGCTCACTGATGCTTGTGCTTATTCTCAACTTTTTCTTTGCG TATCGGGAGGCCTTTGGAAAATTCAAGGATGGTCAGAATAGCCTGGGAGAGCTTCTGTCTGAAGATCTGAAGTAA